One Onthophagus taurus isolate NC chromosome 11, IU_Otau_3.0, whole genome shotgun sequence genomic window carries:
- the LOC111429505 gene encoding cytochrome P450 4c21-like produces MLLILFMGLISFFTFYYFYQTNKYKIIDDYPGPTPLELLKFVLLPKSTVDSYKFVVSLNKKYGPVVKIWIRPFKPTLLVSDEKFIKHILLSKEHVNKRSLFQLLEAFVGSGLPMMSDINLWRQERKMISHVLNNQFNIDYISTFKTHAIKLRDAINKNLNQPVDLQMLLLRHGLNIVYDLLLNEDISNQDDRVNRYSTALKTFFEVYFDRINSPLKINDIIFKLTNNYKIWTKCSEEAKEFIESTLKTVIELKKKSPNKNDRKDFIDLLLESGLSYDRILAQLRTLVVAGSDTVSAATGFALYELAKHPELQERIYQEYISIVGVDENVFAEFSDIQQMSFADCVMKETLRLYPPFPFISRTLIKSAEIGDKVFPGDTDLVFSIIGSHYLNFEEPTKFKPERFLPENATKIPANAYLPFSLGPRDCIGKIVAIAEVKFLISYIMRHFTLHPINDHKADIAGEVVLTSKNGLPVIFKKRIIE; encoded by the exons ATGTTGTTGATACTTTTTATGggtttaatatctttttttacattttattacttttatcaAACAAATAAGTACAAGATAATTGATGATTATCCTGGACCAACTCCATTagagttattaaaatttgtattattacCGAAATCGACTGTtg attcTTATAAATTCGtcgtttctttaaataaaaaatatgggcCAGTTGTTAAAATATGGATTAGACCTTTTAAACCAACACTCCTCGTTTccgatgaaaaatttattaaacatattttattatcgaAAGAACATGTTAATAAACGAAGTTTATTTCAGTTATTGGAAGCATTTGTAGGAAGCGGATTACCCATGATGAGCGATA ttaatttatgGAGACAAGAACGAAAAATGATTTCGCACGTACTTAATAATCAATTCAACATCGATTATATATCAACATTTAAAACACACGCCATTAAACTGCGCGATgcgattaataaaaatttaaatcaacctGTTGATTTGCAAATGTTGTTATTAAGACATGGATTAAACATCGTTTAtg atttaTTACTTAATGAAGATATTAGCAACCAAGATGATCGTGTAAATCGTTATAGCACAGctttgaaaacatttttcgaaGTTTATTTCGATAGAATTAATTCCCCATTGAAGATTAACGATATcatatttaaattaaccaataattataaaatttggaCGAAATGTTCTGAAGAAGCTAAAGAATTTATTGAAAGTACTTTAAAAACAGTTatcgaattaaaaaagaaatcgccGAATAAAAATGATCGaaaagattttattgatttacttTTAGAATCTGGTTTGAGTTATGATAGAATTTTAGCGCAGCTTCGAACATTAGTTGTTGCT GGTTCCGATACAGTTTCAGCTGCAACTGGTTTTGCTCTTTATGAACTTGCTAAACACCCAGAATTACAAGAAAGAATTTATCAGGAATACATTTCGATTGTAGGTGTTGACGAAAACGTTTTTGCAGAATTTAGCGATATTCAACAAATGAGTTTTGCTGATTGCGTTatgaaagaaactttaagaCTTTATCCTCCATTTCCATTTATTTCTAgaactttaattaaatcggCAGAAATCG gtgATAAAGTTTTTCCGGGTGACACCGATTTAGTCTTTTCAATAATCGGGtctcattatttaaattttgaagaacCCACAAAGTTTAAACCCGAAAGATTTCTTCCAGAAAATGCCACCAAAATCCCAGCAAATGCTTATTTACCATTTTCGTTGGGACCAAGAGATTGCATAG gtaaAATAGTTGCAATTGCcgaagttaaatttttaattagttacATAATGAGGCATTTTACATTACATCCAATCAATGATCATAAAGCAGATATAGCTGGTGAAGTGGTTTTAACAAGCAAAAATGGTTTAccagttatttttaaaaaaagaataatcgAATAA